TGAATGAAGTTTGCAAATACTTCTTTTCCTACTCCTGACTCTCCAAGTAAAATGACGTTGACGTTGGTTTTGGCCACTTTTCTAGTCATATCAATAATTTTTTTAAATTCGCTATTTTCTGATTCGAGAACTAATTTCTCTCTTTTATCATAGGTTTTAGAGTTTAGTTCTGATTTTTTGTACTCTTTATATGCTTTTTCTATTTCCTCTATGAGTTCAACAGGATCATTTCCTTTTACAAAATAAGATACTGCTCCTTTTTTCATCGCTTCTACTGCGTTAGGTACAGTGGCATAGGCAGTCATAAGTATGACTTTGATATCATCGTCGTATGCTATTATTTTTTCTAAAAGCTCTATGCCATTCATTCCATCCATCATTAAATCCGTCACTACCATCTGATATTTATTGTGCTTAATTTTCTCTATAGCATCTTCTGCTGAGAGTACTGTTTCTAATATATAACCTTCTATTTCAAGTATTTTAGCTAGTCCTTTTGAGTATGCTCCTTCATCATCTACTATTAATATTTGATAATTTTTACTATTCATTCACTATCTCCTATTTCAATATTAGTATGGGGTCATTTATCTTTGTTGGAAGTGTAATGATAAACTTTGAGCCTTCACCAATTTTACTTTCCACTCTAATTGTTCCTTCCATCTTTTGTACTTCGTTATATACAATAAACAATCCAAGGCCAGTGCCCCCACTTACTTGCTTAGTAGTGTAGAATGGATCAAATAAGTACATTTGTGTATTTGCATCCATGCCTATTCCTGTGTCAGATACTTCTATGATTATATTTTCATAGCTTTTGAACGCTTGTACCTGAAGTATACCTCCTTGCTGCATAGCATTCGTTGCATTTGAAAAAAGGTTTAGTAGGATATGTTTCAGTGATTCACTATATAGCTCTACTTCTAAATCTCTTTCCACGTATAGCTTAAAATCTATATGTTTTTGCTTTAAGGCTTTTTGATTAAGTTCATAAAGATTTGCTATGAAATCTTTGACTTCTATATTGTGTATTTTGTTATCAGAAAGCCTTGAAAAGTTTAAAAGATTATCTATGATTTTATTGGCTCTAGTTACTGAAGTTTCTATTGTATCTATTGCCTCTTTTTTATCCTCTTCTTTTTCCATACGTCTAAGTAAATATGTATAGTTTCTAATGATTCCAAGAGGCGTCCTTATTTCGTGTGCAATGCCTGCAGCAAGCTGACCAACAGCCGCCATTTTACTTGATTGCAACATCTTTTGCTGCGCAAATTTTAAATCAGTGATATCTTCCATCATTATAAGTACGCGCTCTCTAGTGTTTGGTACTTTATCCAGTAGATAAGTTCTCACTTTAAATGTTCTATTTTGATATTCTACTGCTTTTTCTACTGAAGTTCTAGTTTCAAATATGTCTTTAATGAGGCAAACGTCACAGTTGCTTCCTAGTATTCCGTTGATATTTTTGCAGTGCATATGTTTTACCACATCTACAGAGGATCCTATATACTCACAAAATGCTGTATTGGATTCAGCAACAAAGCAGTCCTCGTTTACCACCACCATTAAATGAGTGGTAAGTCCATTGAAAGTAGTCTCTAATTCGTTTTTTGAAATACTGAGTGCATTTGTTTGTTTTTTGACCTCTATTTTTAGTTCTCTGTTCCAATAGTAAAAAAATAGAGCAAATATCATTGCTAGGACTATAGCATATTTAACATAAAGCATATATATCTCAGCGTTATTATTTTTCATGATTAAAGGTGATATGCCAAACCATTTTCCATATATTCTTTCCATGGTGTTATCTTTTTGCAGCTGATATATTGCTTTGTTAAGTATGGTTACTAATCTTTCATTGCCTTTTTTCACTCCTATTAGGGCTGGCCTCTCGTACAAGTATTCATTTAATATTGAATATTCGCGGCTCAGTCCTTCTTGAGTTAAATAATAGTTTATTACTGATTCATCTCCAAGGACCGCATCTACGTCGCTCTTTTCCAGGCGGCTAATAGCGTCTCTTAAATTTTTAGTTTCAACTCCATGTACATCAGTATAATTTTCAGCTAAATGCTCAAATATATAGTCACCTTTTATTGCGGCTATAGTTTTCCCTTTTATATCCCCAGGTGTTTTGATATTAGTATTATTTTTTTTTATTAATATAGCACCTCTTTGATAGTATATAGGATCAGTAAATATAAAGCTTCGAGAGCGATCCTTGGAAGCGTGCATATCGCAAAAATCTATATCTCCACGTTCCAGTGCTGTAAGGGCATCATTCCAAACCATAGGTTTCATTTTTATTTTGACTCCTAGTTCTATAGAAAGCGCATTGAAATAATCTATTACGAGTCCCTCATACTGTCCACTATCTGAATTTAAATATCTTAGCGGTGGGGTATTTTGATCTGATCCGTAAATCAAGTCTCCATATTCTTTCAAATACTCTTTATCAGAGGCATTTAGCCGTTGGTCTTTAGAAAAAAATTCCACTATGTTCATGTTGTGTTCTATTTTGAAATAACTATTTGCAAATATAAGTGCAGTTATTATAATTAAAAATCCTAATATATATTTTTTCTTCATTGTTTTTTTCACCCTGTATTATTATAACATGCAAATAGAATATTTTTTGTTAATTTTGAATACTATGAGTATTAAGTAATAATTATTTGGAAAAAAATATGAGAATACGGAGGAAAACTATGAAGAAAAAATTACTAATAGGTGGTGCTATCGCAATCATATTAATTATCATAAGTGTTATAGCATTTAATAACATAAGTATCTATAAAGAAAAGGAAGAAACTAGAATTATTTATATCATGGATTCTTATGTAAAAAACAATAAAAATTATGTGGTTATAGATTTTATAGAATGGTTAGGACCAGGCGATTGGAGAAAGATAAAAGAAATTGAAGGGTTTAAGGGAAATGAGGAGGAGTGTAAAGATCAATTTTTGTTAGATGATTATTATATATATAATGAAAAGAAAGAAAATATAGTTATGGAAGTTGATAAACAAGCTGAAATAGTAAGACTACCAGTTAGTGGAGAGCCTAGTCCATACAATGGTTCATTTGGAGAATTTTCTATTCATCATCCTCATGAAATTACAATTAAAAAAGGCATTATAACCAAGATAGAGCAAAGGTATATTCCTTGAAACTCCAATGCTCATATATTTTACAATTTTATAGAACCACTTTTGATTTTTCGGTGTATTGTGCAAGGGTTAACTCCGAGTTCTTTAGAAGCATTCACAACGGAGCCATGTTTTTCTATGGCTTTGGGGATCATTATTTGGTCCACTATACCATATACAATATTTAGATTACTATGGCCATTTATTATAACACTAGGCATATCATTTAAAGAATCGTAAACCTCACTTAAGCTCATGAATATGCTAAGGTCATCCTCACTGATAACATCATTAGCTGCAAGGACAATTAACCTTTCTATCATATTTTTAAGTTCTCTTATGTTTCCCGGCCAATCATACTTAGAAAGTATTTTTATTGCTATTGGTGAAAATCTTAAACATCTATTATATTTTTTGTTATAAAAATCAAGGAAATACTTAATTAAAGGAATAATATCCTCTTTTCTATCTTTGATAGACGGAATTTTAATTGGTATAACATTAAGGCGATAATATAAATCTTGTCTGAATTTTTTACTGTTATGAAGTTCCGCTTCAGATACATTTGTAGCACTGATATATCTTATATTTAACCTTATAGGTGTTGTCCCACCTATTCTTGTGAATTCATTTTCCTGTATTACCCTGAGGATTTTTGTTTGCATTGGCAATGGTAATTCCCCAATTTCATCAAGAAAAATGGTACCTCCATTGGCTTCTTCTAAAAGGCCTTTTTTACCACCTCTTTTAGCGCCTGTAAAGGTTCCCTCTTCATAGCCGAAAAATTCAGATTCCAAAAGTTCTGTGGGTATTGCACTACAGTTTATTGTAATAAAAGGTTTTTCTCGCCTGGGACTATAGTTATAAATCATCCTGGCAATAATTTCTTTACCAACACCTGATTCTCCAGTAATAAATATGGATGAGTCATAAGCAGCTGCTCTTATGACCATTTTTTTGATGTTATCAATAACATTACTTTGACTAATATATTCTATAGTTTCAGGCTGTTTAATATCCAGATTTGTGCTTGTTTGTAATTTTATTAATCGGGTAATATCGCGACCAGTAAGTACACCACCCTTTAAATCACCATTATTATGGAAAAAAGGCATAGCTGTGTAGGCAAGGATTTTTCCACTTGGATATTTAACATTTCTATAAATTTTCTCTTTAATTTTTAGCATATCAATAATAATAGGATCTTTTACCAAACCTCTTTGTGATATGTCATAAATGCTTTGACCAAGTGCTTCACAGCGATTAAAGGGCAAAAGAACATCGCAAAGGTCATTCATTTTTTCAATTATACCCTGTTCATTGAAAATAACAATTACCTCATCAATATCATTTATAACATTCTCTACAGTTTTATTATTAATAACAGAGCTATCAAACATATACATAATATTAAGTGAATTACCTTCCGCAGTTAGAATATGTATGCTAACAGGACAAGGGATGCCGTTCATTAAAATACAGCGGTGGCTAGTTTCCTTTTCTAAAATATCTTCATACTTGAAATCTATATCAAGGTCTTGTATATTCTTTAGAATTTTGATTTTTGTATACTCTAAAATACTGTTCATTATGGTATTAGTATATAATACTTGTCCAGTATCATTACATACAATTATCGGATTATATATTTTGTTTAACATATCTTCTGAAATAGTATTCATATAACACCATGCCTTTCAAAATAAAATAAAGCCTTGAAATTACAAAATTAATTGTTAATATAATAACGTTATAATATCATATTTTTCTCGATAAAGATAGAAAATAATGCATATTTTAAATGTAAAAAATTGAATACGCATAAAAATAATGCATAATGCAACAAAAAATTGCATTATGCAAGAGATTTTAATAAATTCTCGTGTAAAAGCTTGTTAAAAAATAGACTTAGTGTGGTTTCCTAAACAAGTGATATTTGGCATGACTTTTGCTTTAACATATAGTGTGTAAAAGGTTACAATCTTTAAAGGTTTATAATACTTAAATATATATAATGCCTAAATATAAAAAAATATTGAAAGGATGATTAAAATGGATGATAACAAATGGCTATTAAAAGGAATTAAAGTTGTTGAATTTGCAACATTTATCGCTGCACCATGTGCTGCTAGAATGCTTGCTGATTGGGGTGCAGATGTTATTAAGGTAGAGCCTATTTCTGGAGAAAACATGAGGGGTATTGGCTGTGTATACTCATCTCCTTGCCAGGATGATGAAAATCCTTGGTTTGAAAATGAAAACTTCAATAAAAAAAGTATTTGCGTTAATGTAAAATCTACAGAAGGTATGGAAGTATTTCATAAACTACTTGCCGAGGCAGATATTTTTGTTACAAATGTTAGAGTGCAAGCTCTTGCAAAACTTGGATTATCTTATGAACAGCTTAAGGTAAAATATCCTGGTTTAATATTTGTTCAAGCTTTAGGCTATGGAGAAGAAGGTCCACTAAAAGATAAACCTGGATTTGACTACACCTCATATTTTGCAAGAGGTGGTGTTATGTCTTCACTTATGGAAAAAGGTACTACTCCAACAAATGTTGCTGCAGGATTTGGTGATCACTATGTAGGTATTGCTCTTGCAGCAGGTGCATGCGCAGCTCTTGTAAAAAAAGCTAAAACAGGCACGGGAGAAAAGATAACAGTAAGTCTTTACCATATGGGTATTTATGGACTTGGTTCTATGATTATGTCTGATCAGTACGGAAATAAAATGCCAATGTCTAGACTTAGTCCAAACTCTCCTGTTTGCAATTCATACCAATGTAAGGATGAAAAATGGATTCAATTAGCATTAATACAATATGATCAATGGATTGAAAGATTCTTTAAGGCTATTAGTAGACAAGATTTAATGAATGATGATAGATATAATACCCGTAATGGAATGGTGGAAAATGTTGAGTCAATGGTTACTATTGTTGCAGAGGCAATGCTTAAAAAAACTCTTGATGAATGGGAAAAAGTTCTTATTGAATGTGATATTCCATTTGAAAGGGTTCAGTCTTGTGCAGATATTGCAGTGGATGAACAGGCTTGGGCAAACGACTATTTAGTAAAGAAAATATATGATTCAGGTAATGAAGGTATTTTAATCAATTCACCTGTTAAATTTGGAGAAATGGGTATTAGGGAAATGACTCCTGCTCCAAGACTTGAAGAAAATACAGATGAAATCTTAAGTTCAATTGGATATAGCATAGAAGAAATTAAGACTTTAAAATCAGGCAAACTAGTTAGATAGTTTTAGTGAAATTGTAAGTAAGGCATATTACTCGAAATGATAGCATATAAATTTGCAATTTATTTAAAGGTGCCTAAATAGGAAAGGACAGGATAGTATGTATACAATGGGACTCGACATAGGCTCTACAGCAACCAAGGGTGTAATTATTGAAAGTGGTGTAAAAATCGTGGCTACTGCAACTATATCCTCAGGTACAGGTACTACAGGACCTGCAAGGGCATTGAAAGAATTATTTGGGAAGCTGGATATTACACGTTCTGATATTGAAAAGATAGTAGTAACTGGGTATGGAAGAATGAAATATTCTGATGCTGATAAGCAAATTAGCGAGCTGAGTTGTCATACAAAGGGAGTTAACTTCTTAGTTCCTAGTGCTAAAACTATTATAGACATTGGTGGTCAAGATGCAAAAGCATTAAAGCTTAATGAAAGTGGTAAGTTAGTTAATTTTGTTATGAACGATAAGTGCGCTGCTGGCACAGGAAGATTTTTAGATGTTATGGCAAGAGCACTTGAAGTTAATGTTTCAGATTTAGGTGACTTGTCTGCTAAATCTACAAAGGAAATTCCTATAAGTAGTACATGTACTGTTTTTGCAGAATCAGAGGTAATTTCTCATTTATCCAATGAAGTAGCAATTGAAGATATTATTGCTGGTATTCATGCTTCAGTAGCTAAAAGGGTTTCTAGTCTTGCAAAAAGAGTAGGTATCCAGGAAAGTGTTGTAATGGTAGGTGGGGTGGCAAGAAATAGAGGGGTTGTTAGAGCTATGGAAGCAGCCCTTGGACTTGAAATTATTGTGCCAGATTTAGCACAACTTACTGGAGCATTAGGAGCAGCTTTGTATGCATTCGATGAACTTGAAAGTAAAGAACTTAAAAATAATGAACTTGAAAGCAATGAAATTGAAAACTAATCAAAGGTTTGAGGAGGAGAAAAATGAGCGATAAATTATCATCAAAAGAAGTAATAAGCAATTTATTAGCAAAGCAGTACGAAAATGCATTTGAGGCTAAAGCAAAGGGTGAACCTGTAGGTTGGTCCACATCTGTATTTCCTCAAGAGCTTGCGGAGTGTTTTGGGCTTAGTGTATGCTATCCTGAAAATCAAGCAGCAGGAATAGCTGCAAAAAGAGAATCACTGAAATTATGTGGTATTGCAGAGGACACAGGATACTCTAATGACATATGTGCTTACGCAAGAACTAATTTTGGATTTCTTGAAAATGGCGGTTGTGAAAGCTTAGATATGCCTCGTCCTGACTTTCTATTATGTTGTAACAACATTTGTAATCAAGTTGTTAAATGGTATGAAAATATCTCTAAGGAATTAAATATACCACTTATTTTGATTGACACTACATTTAACAATGAATATGAAGTTAGTCAGGAAAGAATAGATTATTTAAAAGGTCAATTTGATGAAGCTATTAAACAGTTAGAAGTGATTTCTGGAAAGAAATTTGACCCTAAAAAATTTGAAGAGGTCATGAAGATTTCTACTAAAAACGGTAAGCTTTGGAAGTATTCAATGAGTTTACCTTCAGCAAAGCCATCTCCTATGAATGGGTTTGATTTATTCAACTATATGGCAGTTATTGTTTGTGCAAGAGGTAAACAGGAAACAACTGATGCTTTTGAACTATTAATTGCAGAATTAGAAGAGAGAATTAAAAATAAGGAAACAACCTTTAGGGGAGAAGAAAAATTTAGAATCATGATGGAAGGCATACCTTGCTGGCCATATATTGGATTTAAAATGAAAACATTATCAAAATATGGTGTTAATATGACGGGGAGTGTTTACCCTGATGCCTGGGCTTTAGAGTACGAAGTCAACGATCTAGATGGAATGGCAAGAGCCTATAGTAGTATGTTTAATAATGTAAATTTAGATAGAATGACTAAATTCAGAATAGATTCTCTAAAATCAGGTGACTGCGATGGTGCTTTCTACCATATGAACAGAAGCTGTAAACTGA
This DNA window, taken from Clostridium estertheticum, encodes the following:
- a CDS encoding transporter substrate-binding domain-containing protein; protein product: MKKKYILGFLIIITALIFANSYFKIEHNMNIVEFFSKDQRLNASDKEYLKEYGDLIYGSDQNTPPLRYLNSDSGQYEGLVIDYFNALSIELGVKIKMKPMVWNDALTALERGDIDFCDMHASKDRSRSFIFTDPIYYQRGAILIKKNNTNIKTPGDIKGKTIAAIKGDYIFEHLAENYTDVHGVETKNLRDAISRLEKSDVDAVLGDESVINYYLTQEGLSREYSILNEYLYERPALIGVKKGNERLVTILNKAIYQLQKDNTMERIYGKWFGISPLIMKNNNAEIYMLYVKYAIVLAMIFALFFYYWNRELKIEVKKQTNALSISKNELETTFNGLTTHLMVVVNEDCFVAESNTAFCEYIGSSVDVVKHMHCKNINGILGSNCDVCLIKDIFETRTSVEKAVEYQNRTFKVRTYLLDKVPNTRERVLIMMEDITDLKFAQQKMLQSSKMAAVGQLAAGIAHEIRTPLGIIRNYTYLLRRMEKEEDKKEAIDTIETSVTRANKIIDNLLNFSRLSDNKIHNIEVKDFIANLYELNQKALKQKHIDFKLYVERDLEVELYSESLKHILLNLFSNATNAMQQGGILQVQAFKSYENIIIEVSDTGIGMDANTQMYLFDPFYTTKQVSGGTGLGLFIVYNEVQKMEGTIRVESKIGEGSKFIITLPTKINDPILILK
- a CDS encoding 2-hydroxyacyl-CoA dehydratase subunit D, giving the protein MSDKLSSKEVISNLLAKQYENAFEAKAKGEPVGWSTSVFPQELAECFGLSVCYPENQAAGIAAKRESLKLCGIAEDTGYSNDICAYARTNFGFLENGGCESLDMPRPDFLLCCNNICNQVVKWYENISKELNIPLILIDTTFNNEYEVSQERIDYLKGQFDEAIKQLEVISGKKFDPKKFEEVMKISTKNGKLWKYSMSLPSAKPSPMNGFDLFNYMAVIVCARGKQETTDAFELLIAELEERIKNKETTFRGEEKFRIMMEGIPCWPYIGFKMKTLSKYGVNMTGSVYPDAWALEYEVNDLDGMARAYSSMFNNVNLDRMTKFRIDSLKSGDCDGAFYHMNRSCKLMSLMQYEMQRKVYEATGLPYAGFDGDQADPRNFTEAQFETRIQGLVEVMEERKITGGND
- a CDS encoding acyl-CoA dehydratase activase codes for the protein MYTMGLDIGSTATKGVIIESGVKIVATATISSGTGTTGPARALKELFGKLDITRSDIEKIVVTGYGRMKYSDADKQISELSCHTKGVNFLVPSAKTIIDIGGQDAKALKLNESGKLVNFVMNDKCAAGTGRFLDVMARALEVNVSDLGDLSAKSTKEIPISSTCTVFAESEVISHLSNEVAIEDIIAGIHASVAKRVSSLAKRVGIQESVVMVGGVARNRGVVRAMEAALGLEIIVPDLAQLTGALGAALYAFDELESKELKNNELESNEIEN
- a CDS encoding sigma-54 interaction domain-containing protein gives rise to the protein MNTISEDMLNKIYNPIIVCNDTGQVLYTNTIMNSILEYTKIKILKNIQDLDIDFKYEDILEKETSHRCILMNGIPCPVSIHILTAEGNSLNIMYMFDSSVINNKTVENVINDIDEVIVIFNEQGIIEKMNDLCDVLLPFNRCEALGQSIYDISQRGLVKDPIIIDMLKIKEKIYRNVKYPSGKILAYTAMPFFHNNGDLKGGVLTGRDITRLIKLQTSTNLDIKQPETIEYISQSNVIDNIKKMVIRAAAYDSSIFITGESGVGKEIIARMIYNYSPRREKPFITINCSAIPTELLESEFFGYEEGTFTGAKRGGKKGLLEEANGGTIFLDEIGELPLPMQTKILRVIQENEFTRIGGTTPIRLNIRYISATNVSEAELHNSKKFRQDLYYRLNVIPIKIPSIKDRKEDIIPLIKYFLDFYNKKYNRCLRFSPIAIKILSKYDWPGNIRELKNMIERLIVLAANDVISEDDLSIFMSLSEVYDSLNDMPSVIINGHSNLNIVYGIVDQIMIPKAIEKHGSVVNASKELGVNPCTIHRKIKSGSIKL
- a CDS encoding CaiB/BaiF CoA transferase family protein, whose amino-acid sequence is MDDNKWLLKGIKVVEFATFIAAPCAARMLADWGADVIKVEPISGENMRGIGCVYSSPCQDDENPWFENENFNKKSICVNVKSTEGMEVFHKLLAEADIFVTNVRVQALAKLGLSYEQLKVKYPGLIFVQALGYGEEGPLKDKPGFDYTSYFARGGVMSSLMEKGTTPTNVAAGFGDHYVGIALAAGACAALVKKAKTGTGEKITVSLYHMGIYGLGSMIMSDQYGNKMPMSRLSPNSPVCNSYQCKDEKWIQLALIQYDQWIERFFKAISRQDLMNDDRYNTRNGMVENVESMVTIVAEAMLKKTLDEWEKVLIECDIPFERVQSCADIAVDEQAWANDYLVKKIYDSGNEGILINSPVKFGEMGIREMTPAPRLEENTDEILSSIGYSIEEIKTLKSGKLVR